The Hahella sp. HNIBRBA332 genome window below encodes:
- a CDS encoding carbohydrate kinase family protein: MTFDVVTIGSATVDHFADTDSELIRIDTRTSHSELIAFPLGSKLLIKELRTTTGGGGTNTAVAFSRLGLNTGFLGKIGDDANGDFVLDKLREEHISFIGARGGQTGFSVILNSIKDDRSILAYKGANDHLEAADIQPFQTRWVYLSSMLEQSFQTVCDLVAGNGFKLAFNPSNYQAELGYAKLAKLIDRVEILVMNKEEACKFLGLNFFKSPSVPDLIPELAKLPPAIFAITDGAEGAYVYDREHLYYARPLPDLQVVETTGAGDAFAATFTAAIILGENTATALHYAMTNSESVLQHKGAKEKLLPLVELRDIAARTRRDIETLNL, translated from the coding sequence ATGACATTTGATGTTGTCACCATCGGCAGCGCCACCGTAGATCACTTCGCAGACACGGATTCCGAGCTGATCCGCATCGACACGCGCACCAGCCATTCCGAACTCATCGCCTTCCCGTTAGGTAGTAAACTTTTAATCAAAGAGCTCAGAACCACCACTGGCGGCGGCGGCACCAATACCGCGGTGGCGTTCTCCAGGCTGGGACTGAATACCGGTTTCCTGGGCAAAATAGGCGATGACGCTAACGGCGATTTCGTACTGGATAAACTGCGCGAGGAACACATCAGTTTCATTGGCGCCCGGGGAGGACAGACCGGCTTCTCCGTTATCCTCAACAGCATCAAGGATGATCGCTCCATTCTCGCCTACAAAGGGGCTAACGATCATCTTGAAGCCGCGGATATTCAGCCCTTTCAGACCCGTTGGGTATATCTGTCGAGCATGCTGGAGCAGAGCTTCCAGACCGTCTGCGATCTGGTCGCCGGCAACGGCTTCAAACTGGCCTTCAATCCCAGCAACTATCAGGCGGAGTTAGGTTACGCCAAGCTGGCGAAATTGATCGACCGGGTGGAGATTCTGGTTATGAATAAAGAAGAAGCCTGCAAATTCCTCGGCCTCAATTTCTTCAAATCACCATCGGTTCCCGACCTGATCCCAGAGCTGGCGAAACTGCCGCCGGCCATTTTCGCCATCACTGATGGCGCAGAAGGAGCATATGTCTATGATCGCGAGCATTTGTACTATGCGCGCCCTCTGCCGGACCTGCAGGTGGTGGAGACCACCGGCGCTGGCGACGCCTTCGCCGCAACCTTTACCGCAGCTATTATTCTCGGCGAGAATACCGCCACAGCTCTCCACTACGCCATGACAAACTCGGAATCTGTCCTGCAACATAAAGGCGCCAAGGAAAAGCTGTTACCATTAGTGGAGCTACGGGATATTGCAGCCAGAACCCGTAGAGATATTGAAACACTGAATTTATAA
- a CDS encoding substrate-binding domain-containing protein, whose product MPSALRSPGAVRYFSVCAALLALVWLIACPLSQADIHHPKLLLVLKGESNAYWRQVYQGAQKAAEEAGVTMLHRSTKDDGDIAGQIQILSYHLSQTPPDVLILAPNSDEDLSASVAQYRTRNIPVLVVDSNLAGNAHQGLVATDNYAAGQLAARALLATLDLSEKRNIVLLRLRAGNASTDQREQGFLDVLMDYDKIRIAAAPYVGDDRGAARSEMLRLLKELPTIDGLFTPNESTTIGALVAIRQSGMSKRFGFIGFDQTEELEAAMYAGEISNLVVQNPEYMGYLAVQRALDLIKGNPIPAFTDTGVKLLQPLPKP is encoded by the coding sequence ATGCCTTCCGCACTCCGTTCGCCCGGAGCCGTCCGATATTTCAGTGTTTGCGCTGCGCTACTGGCGTTAGTGTGGCTCATCGCCTGTCCGTTATCCCAGGCCGACATCCATCACCCCAAGCTTTTGCTTGTGTTAAAAGGCGAAAGCAACGCCTATTGGCGCCAGGTTTATCAGGGTGCGCAGAAAGCCGCCGAAGAAGCCGGCGTCACTATGCTGCATCGCAGCACTAAAGATGACGGCGATATAGCGGGACAAATACAGATTCTGTCTTATCATCTCAGTCAAACGCCGCCGGACGTCCTGATTCTGGCGCCGAACTCCGACGAGGATCTGTCCGCCAGCGTGGCTCAATACCGCACCAGAAATATCCCTGTGCTGGTGGTGGACTCCAATCTCGCCGGCAACGCTCATCAAGGGCTGGTCGCCACCGACAATTACGCCGCCGGTCAACTGGCCGCCCGCGCCCTGCTCGCCACTCTCGATTTGAGCGAGAAACGCAATATTGTGCTGCTGCGCCTGCGGGCGGGCAACGCCTCGACTGATCAGCGGGAACAGGGATTTCTGGACGTCCTGATGGATTACGACAAAATCCGCATCGCCGCCGCTCCGTATGTAGGAGACGATCGCGGAGCCGCACGCAGCGAAATGTTGCGGCTGCTGAAGGAATTGCCGACCATCGACGGCCTGTTTACACCCAATGAGTCCACCACTATCGGCGCGTTAGTGGCGATTCGACAATCGGGCATGTCAAAGCGGTTTGGCTTCATCGGCTTCGATCAGACCGAAGAATTGGAAGCAGCCATGTATGCGGGAGAAATCAGTAATCTGGTGGTACAGAATCCGGAGTATATGGGCTATCTGGCGGTGCAGAGAGCATTGGATCTGATCAAAGGAAACCCCATACCGGCGTTCACCGACACCGGCGTCAAACTACTGCAGCCGCTGCCCAAGCCCTGA